A genomic stretch from Nitrososphaera sp. includes:
- a CDS encoding transketolase family protein: MLLSSEKRIADMRSAYGDALVELGRDDPRIVCVGGDTTESLKTKKFGDKFPDRMFNVGIAEANLVSIAAGLAIAGKIAFASTYAAFIPGRCVDQIRNAVCYPNLDVKLVVSHGGLTVGPDGASHQQIEDIAGMRAIPRMRVIVPADATSVKHLIRVLAYTSGPFYMRLARPSNEVVYSEQSNGDSFKIGKGIVLSEGSDATIIACGLLVGMAIEAAKALKERGISCRVVDMFSIKPLDKDLVSKCAKDTGVIVTAEEHNILGGLGSAVAESASESYPVPVQRVGVRDTFGESARDEEIDDLLAKYGLTSRDIVNSVFEARSKLRK; this comes from the coding sequence ATGCTGTTAAGTAGCGAAAAAAGGATTGCCGACATGAGGTCGGCGTACGGCGACGCACTGGTGGAACTGGGAAGAGACGATCCTAGAATTGTTTGTGTTGGAGGGGACACTACCGAGTCGCTAAAGACGAAAAAGTTTGGCGACAAATTTCCGGACAGAATGTTCAACGTCGGAATTGCGGAAGCAAACCTTGTTTCGATCGCGGCAGGTCTCGCAATTGCAGGCAAGATTGCCTTTGCCAGCACTTACGCTGCCTTTATTCCCGGTAGGTGCGTGGACCAGATTCGAAACGCTGTATGCTATCCAAACCTGGATGTCAAGCTTGTGGTCTCTCATGGAGGACTGACGGTCGGCCCCGACGGTGCATCACACCAACAGATTGAAGACATCGCAGGAATGAGGGCTATTCCTAGGATGCGCGTGATCGTGCCAGCAGACGCTACTTCGGTGAAGCATCTTATCAGGGTTCTTGCTTATACCAGCGGCCCATTCTACATGAGGCTGGCACGGCCTTCAAACGAGGTGGTGTATTCCGAACAGAGCAACGGCGACTCTTTCAAAATTGGAAAAGGGATTGTTCTCTCTGAAGGTAGCGATGCCACAATAATCGCATGTGGTCTCTTGGTCGGAATGGCTATTGAGGCCGCAAAGGCTCTGAAGGAGCGGGGAATCTCGTGCCGAGTCGTCGACATGTTTTCCATAAAGCCACTTGACAAGGATCTGGTTTCAAAATGCGCCAAGGATACGGGAGTCATAGTGACGGCGGAGGAGCACAACATACTGGGGGGGCTGGGAAGCGCCGTGGCCGAGTCCGCCTCTGAAAGTTATCCTGTCCCCGTCCAGCGCGTCGGAGTCAGGGATACTTTTGGAGAATCAGCGAGGGACGAGGAAATTGATGATTTGCTGGCAAAGTATGGCCTGACATCAAGGGACATTGTAAACTCTGTTTTTGAAGCAAGGAGCAAGCTCAGGAAATGA